The segment TTGTTTATGTGAACCTCAATCAACAATTCAACATTGTCTCAAGTAGAATCAACAAAATTATCTTTTCCCCCCATTTGAGTTGTCTTAAAATTAAAATTAGAAGTCAAATGCACTTGAGTAATATATACTTTTACTAGATCCTCACCTAGGTCCATAACTCTCAAAGTGAGTATTTGGGTCCTTAAAGTTTTAAATGGTTCACTCTACTTCCAATTATAGAACTAGATTCTCACTTGGAGTGAACCACTTAAAATAGTAGCATTTCTATTGTTGAACAATGTTCTAGCTTCTGTATTCTGCAAAGTTTACATGGGTAGTCTCTAataactctttttttttatgtATTCTGAAGCTTGCAGAAGTTTTTGCTAAAGATGGCATGTCGTTCTTGGCAAGTTGCCAGAATCTTGTATCTCGACCTTGGGTTATTGATGACCTTGATGCTTTTAAGAGTAAATGGACCAAGAAATCATGGGAAAAGGTGTTATTTTATTGCACTTGAATTTCATTGCTACATACCTGTATGCTGCCTACAACTAGATGTCCCTATACAAGAGTCTGTTTCATCCTGTCATCTTGTGTAATTGCTAGCTTGACATACCTGTTGATGCATGGACTTAAAAATACAGTACATGTAAATGTGATTCTATACTGTTTGGTTCCTTTTTTAATGTACTAGCTTTTCTACACTTTATCTTTACACACAAAAAACAACTTTTGAAGTTTGCAACTACATATGCTACTGCCGTCCTGGTTCCATGTCAATCTCAAGTTACCTTAACTGTTACTGGCCTATCTATTACTGCTTAACGGTTAATATACTATGAAGTTATTAAGATCTGTTTCAAGTGAGGAAAAACTACTTACCTACTTGCGAATTGAATTGTTTTCTGTGAtattcaacattataaacaattcTTTAGTAATATTTTTTCTGAATGAGTTTGATTTTTCTGTCATATTACTGAGATGCTAgagatttttatttatatatctatTGTTAGTATTAACTAGTCGAAACCCTGGATCATCCACACATAATTCAGGGGAAGCCCATTTTTAATGCAATGTTTTTTGTAAATTGTTTTATACATATTTGTACAGTAAGAATCAATATTAAAGTTCTGCATCAGCATATTAATGATGAAATATTCGTACAACACAAGTGTGTATATGTATCTGAGTTTTTCTCAAATTTTGTAGGCAGTGATTTTTGTTGATAACTCTGGTGCTGATATTATCCTGGGCATATTACCATTTGCGAGGGAGTTGCTCCGACGTGGCACAAAGGTTCATGTTAACTCTTTCATTCTGTTGTTGTAAAATTATAGTGTTTAGGTTGATACCGGGACAAGATTTGGCATCAGATTTTTGTCACACTAAAACACCTCACTAAGGTAGCGTTTGGTTCGGGGGCAGGACAAGGACGAAGTGAGATATCCCATATTGTCCTAGCATTTGGTTCAGGAACAGCAAGGAATGGAACGATTCCACCAGGCAATATTCCCTCGATATTTGGGGTGAACCTGTCCCAAAATTTGGTGGGACAAGGTGAGATTAGCAATCCTTTGCTTGAGCGCATGGGCGCACGGGAAGGAGAGCAGCGGTGGCTGCAGGCACGCATGGAGAAGAGGAGAGGGCGCTGGTGAGCTTGGCACGCTCAGGGCACAGCATGGATGAGGTTGAGCTTGACGGGGCGCAGGGGAGGGGTGGCGCTGGATGAATGGGGATTGAGTGATAGTCACGATGGCGGCGTTGCTACTCTTGCCGAGCTCAAGCTCAAGAGGAGCTGCTGCTGGGGAGGTTGAAGAAGAGCCTGCATGTCTGTGTGCTTTTGCAGGCATGGGAAAGCTGTCGGCGAGAGAGAGATCGCCCGGATGAGGATGGCAAGCGCAGCAGAAAAAACAGCACTCATGCAGAGGTCCAGCACCTGCTCGCTTAGCTTAGCTTTGCTTGCATGGCCAGGTGCAAGTATCCTTGCTTGCCCGTACGGGCAGCAGGCTGGTGCTTGCTTGCACGGGTGGCGGCAAACACATAGCACACTGCACACGGGCTACATTGTAACAACGGTGGCGGTGGCAAGAGCATGGGATGCGGATGCTGAGAGACGGAGAGGTGCCAGATGAGCAGCGGATTCCTGGAGATGGATGACACTTGCAATGTGTTCGACAAAGGATGACACTTGCAATTTGTTCGAAGAAATGCTTGAAAGAACATGGTTCATCCTATGTATTCATATCCCCCAACCAAACAAAAAACAGGGACCGATCCATCCCTTCAACCAAACAGTAAGATGAGAACCATTCCATTTTTTAAGAAAACTGGGATGGAACCATCCCATCCCACCTCATCCCCAAACCAAACACAAGTTTGCAGCCTTTAATAATGTTGAAAACCAAAACATGGAAAAATGAGTCATGCTGAACTCTACCTATGATCATCATATATTCCTATCATCAATGATCATCCCTTAACTGTAGTAAAAGTGCATCACCtttttcttcttattttttTGTGTGAAATCACATTGTGAATATATTGGTACTGGTAGGGCTTTAAGCCTTTAAGCTATCCACTAACTTCATGAGAAGCAACCTAGCAAGCGTTTAATATTCTCTATCTTAACAAGTCTTAGGATTGCACTTGGATAGTGTATCTTTTGAATCTCTCTTTTCAAAAGTAGGTAGGTACTTGTGATATCATGACATAAAACACTATGGTGTTGTTTGGACGATGAGTTTTAGAAGGAAAATAAAACTGATTTTGAAAAACCAGAGTCACTGACTCACTGTAACCACTAAACTGTTTGTGTGCTCCCCACTAATTCGTGTATAGCCATAACTTGTTTTAAAAACCACAAATTATGTTAAGTAAATATGAGTGCGCACATtcactaaatgagttgttataTTTAGATTCTTGTCATCTTGTGCATTCAACAAACTAACGATTGATCAAAAAGGGTGTACTCATTGCTGAAAGCTCCTGCATAAGGTGGTGCCTGGGGAATGAAATTTTTAGATAGCCTTACGACCTTACCCTTGCATAACTGATTCTGCAAGGAATCGATAAAAATGATCCTATTAGAAATTTAAAATTCCTCCTGAGAAATCAATCCGTGAGGGTGCAAAAAAGAGGAGGATTGTTTGTGCTTCTGGCAATTGGAGACACATTTTTCAGGTTTTTCCATCAGAACAAAGCAATCTATAAACCTTTTCTTAACAACTGGACAACACAAAACCTCCAAAATGAATTACGTAAGTGTTCTGAAAACTTATTCATAATTATTGAGATCCGAACAACCACTATAATTGTATAACAACACTAATTCTATACAGACTGCAATGTATAAACTTATTCTTAACTGAAAAACAACTTAAAACCAGTTTTCCTAAAAAGATTAAcacaattagtatcattagcaAGTTCAAACAAATCTTGAGATCCAAATAACCACTACAATTCTAGTAGCACAATTTCGTACAGTTCTGACAAATACTATGGAGtattccctccattccaaattataaatcgctttgattttttttggtaCATTCATTTTGTTATGCGTCTAGATATAACATATGGCTAGATGCATAGCAAAATGAATGTaccaaaaaagtcaaagcgacttataatttggaacggagggagtacatcctACTTCGATGCTGTTGTATTTAAAGCAGTTGTTTAAATATTAAACTAGTTCAACTAATCTTCTTTCCCAGTTTAATACGTATGCATTTACAAGTTACGACCATCTTCAACTAATATCATCAATAATTTGCTAACATTGATTAGTACAGGTGATACTTGCTGCCAATGATATGCCTTCGATCAATGATGTCACATATCCGGAGCTGGTTGAGATTATAAACGAGGTAAGGAAAAGGGTTGTGTATAACCTCTGTCACAAGAATCTGACTTCTGTTGTGCAATTGTTTTAGCTCAAGGATGCAGATGGAAAGCTATCAGGTGTGGATGCATCCGGCCTCCTTGTTGCCAACTCTGGCAACGATCTGCCTGTAATTGAACCTTGCTATGCAATCAACTATGGTGTCCTTGCTCTATGCATTATCTTGGATGCTTAACTAGATTACTGTCTATTTTCAGGTAATTGATTTATCTAGTGTGTCACCAGAGCTTGCCTTTATGGCAAATGATGCTGACCTGGTGGTGCTCGAAGGCATGGTAAGCTTTTCATGTCCTTCCTAATTTGCAAGGTTTCCTGAGTGAAGGACACAAGCTTATTCAGTTTCTGCCTGCTTGTAATATAGGGAAGAGCAATTGAAACTAACCTATATGCACAAATGAAATGTGACTCGATCAAGATTGGAATGGTGAGCTGTTTTGTACCTCCCGTCAATAAAGTAATATGAATGCCCAATAGTTGCAGATTACCATAACTCTGTTGTTATTCCACACTTTCAGGTTAAGCATCCTGAGGTCGCCCAATTTTTAGGAGGAAGACTTTATGATTGTGTCTTCAAGTTCAATGAGGCCTGAACTACAAGATACATTGGATAACACAATACCGGCCGCACTAGTAGTGGTTTAGTTTTCCCCAAGATCAGCTTGTTAGGTGTTGCACTGAACATAATTGTGTTAGCATCAGCAATGATATCAAGCAAAATAAGCTACGTATGTGGTGGTTTTTGTGACGTGTTAAGAAGGGTGATTATGAGGCGGTTGCATTTTGTATGAAATCTGATGCACCAGTTCCCATTTGACGCAGTAGCAAAATCGCGCCCGTCTGAACTTCAGGTCATACTCGTTTGTGCTTATGGTCCATAATAATTGGTTAGCTACCACTGGCTTGTAAACATCGAGGTGGATATTCTTTTTTGACAACTATTTCTCTAACATTTAAAATTCTGAGGTCCTTGACTACCTTAAAGTGGGCCTACTGCCTTCTCTATCAGTAAGCTCACTTATTATGATCCAACAACCCAGCTGAGTTGCTGCGGTGCCGCCATTTCGATTGGGATGTTCAAGCTGTTGGGATGCACCAGCTAAATTCAGTTGCCAGGCATCCAAACCGTCCAACTCAAAGACCAGCTAAAGTTTAGCTGGATTTAGCTATTATAACCCCGCtagagctagctaaaatttagtgagTCTAATTGGAGCATCTAAACACTTAGCTAAAGTTCAGATAAGAAACTTTTAACTGACTAAAGTTGTACTTTGAAATTTTGCCACCTAAACTTTagttgggtgcatctaaatagACCCTTAGTATGCTTGTCTGGGATCATACTATTTTGTATACCATATTGAAGAAGCTAGATGAAGCGATATGATAACTCCAACTCCATTTCGGAAAAGAccagctaaagtttagctaggttTAGCTATTTTAACCCTGCtaaagctagctaaaatttagctgaGTCTAATAGTTGGAGCATCCAAACACctagctaaagtttagctaggaaATTTTTAACTAGCTAAAGGTGTACTttgaaattttagctagctaaactttagttggGTGCATTGAGACCATACTATTTTGTATACCATATCGGAAAAGCTAGATGAAGCGATATGCTATCTCCATTTTGGAAGAGATGAGATTTAAGGGAAGAAAACAGACCATATGATACCTCTGTTTTGGAATATATGGGGTTTAAGGGAAGAAAACAATAGGAGCTAGAGAAAAGCGATTATTATTTTGTTGCAAGCCATCCGGTAAGATAGATGACCTCTTGGGCCCAAACAAACTCACATGTACTAGATGCACAGACCAAGGCCCAACAAAACTTTTTTTCATCACTTCTTCTTTAGGCCTCCACGACATCCGTTTGTTTCTTAGGCCCACCTACCTATTATACCCATGATGACTCGACATATATACCAATTTTGTAGCCGTTGGATCCAAAGATAGATGATTCAGATCTTCTGTCCAAATAAAACCCTAGCCATAGTAATCCTACCTTATCTTTCTCCAACCCGTCTAGACTCCTTTTGGCGGCGCCGTCTTATCTACCTAAATAAAACCCTAGGCGTCGACGCATCTACCTCGCATCCTCGCCTTGGCTCATTTTGCCTCTAGATTCCACAAACCGCCATGATAATTCATTTTTGAGGATTAAGATTGCATCTCTTGCTGAAGTCACCCACCTTTTTTCATCTACAGAAGGTAATACGCGATGGGTCATGTGCGGCCCGTCTTCCTTCTCGCGCTCGCCTCCTCCTCGACCATCTTCTCCTTCTTTCCCAACTCTAGCACCCGAGACTGAGACCACGCCCATCTTCTTGttccccaactccggcgggCTTAGCAGAGAAAGGGTTCAAGGGAGGCAGGGGGCGGCTAGGTGGTGGGGACGGCGAGAGGGTGCGTTTGGGGTCTAGCGGTGGTGGAGGCGATCGGGCTAGGTGTGGGTGAGGGGAGGATGACCATGGCAACAgtaggagggggagaggggagAAGGAGGCTGCCTTGGGTGTGCTAGGGTTTTGTCTGAGCTCCACGGTCGCGGAGCTTCGGCGAAACCCTAGTATGCTACGACAGGGCGGTGTGCGGTGAGCCGATGCGCGAGAAAGGGGCGTCACCACGAGGACGAGGAGGGAAGGGCGGGGGCTAGAGACGGGTGACACAAGCCTGGTGGTGCTGGCAAGGGTGGGTCAAGGCAAGGACGAGCGTGGGGAGAGGCCACTGCGAGGAAGACAACGGATCGCGTGTTTCCCAAATATGTGACCTGTCTTCTGTTAATGTCCTCCTTCATTCCAAAGTGTTATCGCTCATGCCTCTAGCCTTGTCGGACTACTACCACATCACTAAGTAGCCAGTCATGGCTATTTCTCTGGCCCTGCTGATGAAGTTTTGTGTTACTAGAGAAGGAGGCTTAGCTGATCTAAACATGGATCCGCAAGGTAGAGGAAGCCTAGCCGATCTAAGCATGGATCTACAAGGCGACAGCAAGGTATGAAATTCGAGTTTTAATTTTCTGCCTGTTCTCACACCTTTTATGCATTGCTTACTAATTGTTATATATTACCTAGCTTTTTTGTGGGATAAAGTAAGGGTTAGGCTAGCCATACCAAATTTGTAGAATGTGATAATTGGATTCTTTTTTGCGATTACATGATCATTGGATTGCAATAGATACAATTATATTATTTTCCTCATACTACCAGGGTACACATTATTCCTCTTGTTACCTCAGCACACATCATGCCTCCTTGTATCTATTCCAGGTAGTGCTTCTGCCATGCCTCCTTGTATCTATTCCAGGTAGTGCTTCTGCCACCTAGCCCGCTCAAGCAACGCCACTACtgttagactatctccaacagctCACCCAAAACATGACCCAAACGCAAAATGCGTCGTCCACAGTGGTTTGCCTATCCAAATCCAGGCTTCAACGGAAGATGCATATGACTCACCCATTTTGCATACGAGCCGCAGCGGAACGCAAAAATGcatctcctctctcctcgacgCATTCTCTAGCGCAGCGGGGCTTGGCCGGCTCGCAAGGCGAGCTCGTCGTGGGAGGAAGGCGAGCTCGTCGGGCGCAGGAGAGGGAACTCGCCGGTCGCACAGGGACAACGAGCCACCATGGCTTGGAGATGTGCGAAGCCCGCGCCCTTTGGCGGGGCAGGGAGGCGCTCGCGCCCTCGCTAGAGCCATCGCTGGAGCCTATGCACGCCGGAGAGAGCACGCGCGGCACCATGAAGGGGAGCTCCGGCCCACCGCCGGCCATGGAGATGCGTTGCTGTTTCTCTAGCGGCCGCCGTGGAGGGATGAGGACTGGAGAAGAGGCGCACGGGACCTCCGCGGTGTCCTCGGCCGCGCGGTCGTCCTTCGCGTCGGGATGCGGATCGCCACGGCGGGCAAGGTAGGCAGCTTGGAGTCGGAGGCATCCTCCGCCGAGCAGGATGGGGCTCTGCTTTTGCGTGCCTCCGCCGCACAGGATGGGGCTTTGCTTTTGCGTCGCTGTTGGAGAGGCCTGAGTTATGTGTGCGTGATCTTTTCCTGTGCGTAACCCAAAAGCTCAAATGCCTGTTGTGTTTAGGTCTCCCttgttggagacagtcttaGTAACGTCCCCACTCTTAGATTAGCTCAACCGTCATCCCTAACTATACTATGGCTTATCTCGCCTGACTTCACTACCATGACAGTGACCTTTCTCAACACGCTTTATAgatgggaaggtaaaaagtcTTGAACCTCCCAATTCCTAAGCCAAACTCGTTCGTCTAGATCTAGCATAGTCGGAGACGAAgagctatatatataaatataaatctctaACCTGCAAGCTGGGCAGACAATCACCCATGGACTTGCCACTAAATGGCCTCATAGATGCACGTCCCATGCCTTATATTATAATTTTGTAAGTGAGATTTGAGAAAATATCTCTAGAGATAGAAATGCACCTTCGATCTTCTATTATGCCCTCACTTATCAAATCATATAAGTACTTGTCAAATATCAGACAGTCACTAATCGCCATGACACACATCTAGATGATCGTATTACACACTCATCGTGTTTAGGACACATCTAGCACCCACTTCTAGGCAGTCATTGACCATGATAAACCTTCTAGCTAGGCAAGGCTACGTTCACTTGAGCAGTTGAGCTACTTTGCAGTAGCAACTGTTGTGTATAGCAATAACACAGTAACTTGTGAAGTGTATAGTAATAGCACATAACCTGTGATATGTACATTATTAGCGCAGTAACCTGGGAGGGTGAGCTGCAACCGCCACAGTTGCTGAGGCCCTTAGTCGTCTCGCCTTGTGTCTAGCCCCTAAACTCACACTGTCATGACAACTGCGTTCAAACCTGGGAAGTACATTGTTCCATGAAAACATGCTTAGATTAaaaccttgtttggatgttgtcagaTTCACTATAACACagtaacttgaactaaattacaCCTCAATCCACTCCAACGCATATGAATTCACAAAAAAtctgactacatccaaacaagacctaatgGAATAATGAGGTGCAACAGAACATAACAATGCAGCCCAAAGACCTGAAAACGCTACTTCTACCAACACACCGCACAGCACTAATAACCGAAATAAGCGCAGGAGAATGACAAAAGGCATTTGATAGGAAAAAAATCATCTAATTTACTGTATGCTACCCCCATTTTGGAGTGCCTCAATGATGCAACATATCAAGACAGGCAGCAAACCAGAACTTCACTGTAACCAGTTAGAAGTACCTAAATAAGATCGACTCTCATAACGATCTGGTGAAACTAAATTGACGCTCGAGGATCATCAGTTCCTTCAGCAGGAGTACCTAATGAAGTCTAATCCCCATCCCTCCCTCCTCAACCCCACGGCTACGCCCTACTCCACCATAGCTGGTAAGCTCATTTCCACGGGGGGAAGCTTGGGAAGCCTGGTGGCTGTGTGCTGGTGCTGAAGGAGCCTGTGGTGTTTGGTGGGCTTGCATGCCCACCCAAGGATTCAGTACCCCTAGATGGACTGCTGGCAGTTGGAAATCTTCCAAAAGCATGTTTTTCGGGTGCTGATCCAGGGTCAAGCTCCATTTTTGTATCAGCCAGAAAGCTCCCAATGACCACCTGAACAGCAGAATAACAAAAACACAATCCATTGAGAGATTTGTCAATCCTCCAGGAGTAAGTGCAAAAACACTAAAAGCCGATTGCCCAAAAAAATATAACTGATCATCTTATCATGTTCTGTGTTACAGATGacagtatgtatatatatacatcactTGGAAAATCACTTGCAATGACAGTATTGCACAGTAGGAAGTAAGAACATGATTCGTGAAACAAAGAGACCATCAGAACTGCTATGTAATAAGTACCCAGTAGAACAAACAAAGTCTAAATGATGtaatttgcaaaacttttagccTTACGGCTCTGAGAAATTTTATATTCAGGTGGGGATCCTCTCCCCCCTGGTGACCTTCAAAATAAAACACAAAGAGACCAAGGTATCTGATGTAAAGATCTTAATTAAGATAGTGAATTCAGAATAAAAGGGGAACCTGAACTGGCGAAGCTGCAGTTAGAGGTCCTGCTACAGCACCACCTAAAACACGCCCATCAGGACCAGCAAGAGAAACACTAAGTCCACCTGTTCGACTGCTCATGCCAGCACTTTCTGACAGAAGATATGACCCAGCCAAAGAGAGAATCTCAAAACGGCCCTGCATATTGGATGCAAGAAACTATGTCATTCAAATTTAGTGCAAGCACATAGGTTAATTATTTCCAGAACCGCGAAACAGATGTATTGCCAGAAAAAAAAGGTCCTTCCTTCTCTTATGTTTTATGCATTGTATTTTCCATTCTATTTCACCGGGAACATGGAACGGTGCCATGTTCCTTGTACTAGGAATGTCGTTCCCATCCCAGGAACATGGGAACATTCTCATGTCCACCGTGTAAAAACCTGTCAAGTACCATACTGTGTTCCTTAACTGCATTGACCTAGGAACTTGATGACTCCAGGTTTAGCTGGGATATAGTTCTATACTTCTATAGATATTGTCAGTTAAGCCAAGTGCTATGTATCTTATTTACTGCAGTTACTATTCACTGTCCAGTAATTATCGGGTTCCTTGGCAACCAAGTTGATCGTGGTGCCTTTGAAACCAAGTAGGCTAAGCACTTTTTGCTAGGGAATATGCTATAGTAGGTGGCTGTCCACTTAGGCTATATAAGCAGTGGCAGCACCCCTGTGTAACCATGCCCTGTAATTCTACTTTCCAATCCAAGCGGCTATATGCCAAGCTGCCCTCTGGGCTTTTACCCTGATCTGAGCCATGTGTGGCCAACAGATATACCAGGGAAAAAAAGGATATTTAAACTGAGCAAGATAAGTCAAAGTTGGAAGAATCTACAAACCTCATAAGTTACTGTTCCACCAGAAGACTCTCCTTGACGCAGGGTCACATTAGATACAGCGCCATTGGCTGTGAGGATACAAACTGCCCATCCATTCCCAGAAAATGACATGACTCTTGATGCTACATCCTGAAATCATGGATCCTTCTTTAGCAGGTTACCAGGAAAGCACAAGTTCACAAAGAAAATGAATTTGGAATGGAAAGCTGAGGAACATGAGACAACCAGCCAAGGACCAAGGTCCATAGTGGTGTCTCACTCTAGTAAGGGTGGTGCAGTGGGGCAGTGGTGTGGCAAGGTTGCCTCATAATCCTTGCCTACCCTATATTAACTCCTCAACAATAGAGAGTAAATTCATAACAATGGCagataataaaagaaaataaatatttaaaagGAATCCAGGCCCTAACATATAGGGAGTGTGCTGTCCAATTCCATAACAAGGCGATCCAGTCAAGCCACCTAATGCTCACCCGACATAATAGCAGTCAGCAGGAAAAATACACAAGGCAGCACAGAGTAATCATGAAACAAGTTTGTAAAATGAAGATATAATACAAGGAAAAGGCGCCTCAAGCTAAGGGGACAAAACGAAATAAGAGGTTTGCAGTGACagggaaaaaaaatatagtaacaTGATTGCAAAGTAAGTATTCACCCTTCCATTCTAACGAGCATACTTAGCAGACTATCACAGAATAACACAAActttaagaaaaaaaatttaCCAGCAATAAAGCTTGCAGTAGACCAGGCTAAGACCACTAACTCTATTGTGGTTTGACTAAGCTCAAACCATTTAACGATAGGCCAGCATGAAAGGTATACTAAAGATATAGATTATGCAAGTATATATATGGTTTGCTGAAGTCCAGGCTAAGGAGCATGACATAAAGTTTACAAGATAGCAGAGCAGGAtgtatttatttaaaaaaaagtgAGAGCAGGATGTCAGGCGTAATAAACATTTCCTGAGGCAGAACAAATCTTATATCCAACGAGCAGAACAATCATATAATTGCATTAGGTAATACAAATAGAAAAAAGAAAGTTATGGCACCATAATAAAAAGCGTGGAATACAAAAGGACAACGTCATAAAGCAAAAAATAGATATTAATCAGTATATGACTTCACATAGCCATGGAATAGACAATATAGCTTAAGAAAATGATGCTACTAGTATAGCTTGAAAAATTGATGCAAGTAAACATAACCCATACAGATTTTGATATAAGAGATGACAAAAATCCTAAGACTGCATAAGTACATCTGTAGGAGCATCATAAGCATTGGACAGTGTACCTCTCCAGCTTGGACTGTGAAAATATGAGGCTTCCATCCAGCCCAGCCTGGTCCTGCTAAAACAAAATTTCAGAAACATTATATATAATCTCATAATCATAGTGCCATCACATTGAATTAATATGTATAAACCTCAAGATAGTCCCACGATATCTAGTATGCCAAGCAAAATATCCATAGCCATAGGTATACTTTTGGAGGGATCTGAACACATGGTATTAACGGCATGTTTATAATAACTATAACTATTAAATGCATAGGAACTCAAAGTTTTATTGGGGGGATTAGGAGCTCAAAGTTGAAGGTGCAATGATCCAATAACAAAAGTCAAACACCGCTTAAGTTAGTAAACAAAAGATAACCATGGATAAATAGTTCAATACATTCCAACTGAGTAAACTAAACACAAACAGTGCGCTAATACAGTAAAAATATTTCAAATCTAGAACTGAAACAACATAATATTACATGCCAATGCAAGCCAACAGCAGATATTAATCACAATTAAGAGTAAAAAAGGCCAGATCCCCACAGGAACCACAATAAGCTAATAAATCACATCTACCACGAACTAGTAACGGAAAGAAGTATTCTCGAGTTGCCAGCAGCACAACCTTTCCCTACTCAGTTCTACTTAGAGCAACAAGAATCCTGAAGAAACCTCTCTGTATTTTTCTCAAGAAACCTCGCTTGCCAAATAGTTTTTTTGAAtgaaaactctagcat is part of the Sorghum bicolor cultivar BTx623 chromosome 10, Sorghum_bicolor_NCBIv3, whole genome shotgun sequence genome and harbors:
- the LOC8072874 gene encoding uncharacterized protein At2g17340, with protein sequence MESSSPSVPFPLLQAPVESTYRACTIPYRFPSDNPRKATPVEIQWIDLFLNSVPSFKQRAENDPTVPDAPAKAEKFAQRYTTMLEELKKNPESHGGPPDCILLCRLRELVLRELGFRDIFKKVKDEENAKAMSLFEGVVKRNDEIEDDGKRVENLIRGILAGNIFDLGSAQLAEVFAKDGMSFLASCQNLVSRPWVIDDLDAFKSKWTKKSWEKAVIFVDNSGADIILGILPFARELLRRGTKVILAANDMPSINDVTYPELVEIINELKDADGKLSGVDASGLLVANSGNDLPVIDLSSVSPELAFMANDADLVVLEGMGRAIETNLYAQMKCDSIKIGMVKHPEVAQFLGGRLYDCVFKFNEA
- the LOC8072904 gene encoding AT-hook motif nuclear-localized protein 10, which codes for MSSAMAAASEAAYGGGVQKGSLQQHQAPQPSPGSVFYTPDGIAVYAKPAIPPFYQQSAGSNAIVPAAPGLAHSSATSEPFKRKRGRPRKYGPADGAVPLAIVPPSQPPTAAAPAASEASPTIPPGFAPSPQGGGVVSPQASPAPQPPAASGAPAVKKRGRPPGPSSKKQQPQAAAPGPGWAGWKPHIFTVQAGEDVASRVMSFSGNGWAVCILTANGAVSNVTLRQGESSGGTVTYEGRFEILSLAGSYLLSESAGMSSRTGGLSVSLAGPDGRVLGGAVAGPLTAASPVQVVIGSFLADTKMELDPGSAPEKHAFGRFPTASSPSRGTESLGGHASPPNTTGSFSTSTQPPGFPSFPPWK